Sequence from the Phragmites australis chromosome 11, lpPhrAust1.1, whole genome shotgun sequence genome:
GCATGTCATCACTGAAACAGATTTTTAATGGTTATACAGGTGGCTACTTCCTCGACGTTTGATCTAGCTCCAGCAGGTGGTCTTGTGCGCGAACTGAAAATTTTGGTATGGTTGAATTTTATAAGTGATTCGTTTGTGTTTAGGCCTAGAGATTGTAATAAGATAGCGTTTGCTTTGGCAGCGATGGTGTGTGTGCCCAGGTGATGCTAATCCCAAGTTGGATAGCACACCGGATTGTATCTATGGTTTGGTTGCCAACAATTCTTCTGTGGGGGGCACCGGTTTGATGGAATCAATTGTTCCattcaaaagaaaaatgtgaCGTGCTAGGATGGTTCTCTGGCCCACCCGTGACGATGAAAAGACGCTGCTGGCTTCCATAGCGTGCCGCGCCGAAGCAGTCGTATCCCGGCCGTAGCCGTATGTATAGCAGTTGCTTCGCGTTTTGACGCGGCCGCTAGCCGATGGTGATGATGTTAACGTTAGAAGACAATTGTTATTAATATGTGAATTCCTCATGCCTAGATCTATATGTCAACAACAACTATCTTTTGACGTTATGGCAGACAAATCCATCTGATTTGGAGGGCGACGTGATCACATGATGTGTTACTAGAGTCAGAACTAGACGTACGGCGTGTTTCCAGGAGGCCTTAATCGGAGGAGCCGTAGAAAATTAGGTGGCAGGTACGTGAATCGTGCATGGGATTTGCTCGTGAAATGTGCGACAGCGACGGCTCCGTGTTGGGTGAAGCGTGGAAAATAAACAGCGCAGATTAAGGCCTAAGCGTCTTGCTCTAAGCTAGTACTACTAGCAAGTGAAAAATAACGAGTCCTTCAGATCTTGGGAGCATGCACACCTACTTCGTGGACTCGTGTAATATTATACGGAGTATTCCATGTAGTACCTTGGCTACTTTAGAAGTTTCGTATCGAGATCTATGGATGAAATTCTGTACTTGAATGGCGTCCCGTCCCATCGATCCAAAGGAAGGTGGGCACTTGGCTGAAGAAAAGGATCGATCTTCTCTTCGTGTCTCACACTGTCTCCTAGCAAAAATGGCGAAATGGTTCGTTACTGCCTAACTGGTTTCATATTAAACGACACCACCACGTTTGGTAGTTGGTCCTTGTGGGTTCGAGCCCCCACGGTGGGTGACATTTATTTTTTTGGTCTTTCGATTTTGCTCCCCTTGCTCATTTGTCAGTTGGGTTCAGTTCAGCACCGCGAAACTAGATCTCAATTGAGGAAGAAATGCGTACAGGAAGGATGGGCTCCGGGTCACTCTCTTCACTGATGCCTCGAAGCTTCCGCCTTAGAACTCGTCAAAGCAAACCTACTGAATGTTGAATCTCGATCGATGTTAGAAACCAACCGTAGAAAGAGAGGTCGAAGCCCCTGATCACTCGTTCAGTTCGTTTTTCGCTCGTGCCTGTATGAATTGCATAAGTCATTGTGTTTTGGCGGTAGAGAAGTACAGAAGTAAACAGCGTGTTAGTATTTAGTTGTGGGAAGCGTTGTTGACAAGACTTACTCAACACGACTTTCAACTGCTTCCGGTGACAACTACCACTCTCTTATGAATGGAAGGGTATTTCTTTGAGAAATTTTATAGTGATTCAAAATTAATATAAGTCATTCATTTTTAGAATCTAACGGTTCAAATTAGACAGGATACTACTTATTTCTTACCGGTATtataggtagtatatgtgaATAGTATATtagtattagggttattttAAAGAGAAAAATACGTGGTATGAAACTAATTAATTGCAGTTATAtgtctctaaatagagtaatatttaaTATcgttttaacattttaatctgcATTCAGTACGAGAGTTCATTTACTACCCATCGGCTAGGATTAGCGATCCGACATTTGCGACATCgatctttctattagcaaaagtATGGTggataattttaacaaaattatcataattaccaaaatatccaattacgtagatcgtcggattagatttatactaGCTCCTATCTCTAAGTGTATAGACCACTATAAAAGAGCTCATTTCTTTCTGTGTATCGAAAGCTGAAATTGGAAGTCAAAAAGTTGAGATATACGGTTCGGTGGGATAGTTTGATATTGTCAATAAGCCTTCCTGCCCCTTCATGTTCAGTCAGACAAGGAAGTTCAAAGGCAGATCGATGGAAGTTGCTTGTTCGAATCATATCTCAAAGATTAGCTAGAGTAGGCATTGGCAAAGACATGATGTGAAGCAACCAATGAAAGAAATGGCCCCGATGCAAAAAATTCTACCTGAGTGAAAGAATCGTTCTCATTATATCTATGATATAGTTTATGATTCAAGAAAGACTATTAATAAAGTACCACCTAGTCAGAAGGAGTTTGTAGCTCTATATTATTTCTAGGATAAAGAGTTTTTACCAGTGTGCTATAAAGCCATAGATAATAAGGTGAAAAGGACTCTAAAAAGAAGATATGCGCATACAAGCGTTCAAAATATTGGTTGGTTTTAAAGAGAGAATATTTAAAACGCATGACCCTTATAAAAAGAAAGAATTACCAGAGGAAATGGTTCAATGCCCGAGCTCCAGCTTTGCTTGCGTTCTTCACCGGCGCTCGCCGGATGTATCACTCATCCCAAAAATAAGGCAAGGAGTCTGATGTTTGTTATAATTATTACGGGAATGAATCACATATGTTGGTTTAGAATTGCTCAGAATTCATTGATAGTTACTTTTTTCAGTACTAGGGGGGCTAGTCTACTCTTTTTTCTCGATCGAGCCACTTTCTCTTATTCTACTCATCCACCCCTCTTCACGAACTTGTACAATCAATACCACAAAGATAGCAAACTCTATTTCTTTTGAAAGAATATTGTGATAACCGCACATTTTCAGTTAACCGTTGGGGACCGGTTACTGTTTCTCCAACCATAACTAAACCTTGGACCGCAGTCGGCACTTGCCGGGAAACGGCCGCAGCCCGACGAGAAGCTGCCGTCGCCGCTCGATTGCCAGGAAAACGGTCGCAAGCCCGCCGAGAAGCCGCCGTCGCGACTCACTCAAGTTGAGCACGGCGGCGTCGTCCGATGGTTTTTGCGGGACGAACGTGTCGTGGATATGTGCTCGTGGTGTACGACGGGCAGGACCACTAGGCGACGCCGGTCGATCTCGTGACGCCAAGTCGCCAACCAAACAGCTCGGTTAGGGTCGGTTTTTGGGTCGGATGATTCCGGACGGCGTCACGACGCAAACCAAACACGCTGAAACTTCATCACTCTTCATGCTGCAATCTACGGAACGTTCAGCACATGGAATAGCACATTCTCACAGGTAATCCGCAACAAAGAGGAGCAACTCATTGCTCCATATAAACAAAGTAGCAGCAGAACTCCTACAGTTGTAAACTACAAATACACCTAAAGGTACATTATCTAGTTAAAAGCTGTAGCGGCATATCGCCTGAAGTCACCAACACAAGATTGAACTAACTTCGGCGGCAGCACAACAATCCAGTCCTCAGTACAAACGATCGGCATGTCCAGTGTGTTACATACAGTACGATATCCATTTTGGTGATCATTTGAAGATTCCATAGGCCGTCTTCCTAAGGATGTCTTGGATCTACAAGTGCAACACAATCAAGAAAGCCATAGGCATTACAGGTGGTATATAATTTCCACAGCAAGGGACAAAAGAGTAGGCCTCAAAAGGTTGGAGATGTAGCCTTAAGAATTCGACAGACAAGTTACCTGTTTTGATGAGAGGCCGATGTTCTCCAAATCTGCAAGCTGGGAAATCAAATTGTGTTAGAAAGTGCTTTCAAATATCAAGATTATTTTGTAGTCTACAGATCTTACAGATTTGAATGGTCTTGGTGAATCCTCCCGTAACTCCAGAATGTATTCTGCTCTCCTTGCGCCAATTCCCTAACAAACAAGCGTGGAAGTTAGTCAGAAGAAAAGGCTGCTATAAAAGAGATCAAATTATTATGAGACGAAAGGACCATACTTTCAGCTGCTGTAGCTCCTCCCTGCATtcataggtgaagtaaaaaaTTAGAAAGACTGAAAGAAACTGAATATGTTGGAGACATAATCACATAAGTCAAGCTACGCACAGAAAGTAAGCTGTTCAGCCATCATGTATTCTACTTTACTAACAAGCCAGCAGCCAAAGTTTCATTcctcaaaagaaaaaggttagAGTTTCATTGACGAGGAAACAATGAAGAACGACAGGATTCCTGTTGGAGTGTCATAATGCTTAGCTTTTCAGCACAAGTAGATAGCAAAGAAATGTGGCTTAATGCTTAGCTTTTCAGGACCTCTGACTCAAACATAAACCTAGGGGagcaaatttcttgaataaaaAACTAGTAAATAGCATGGGCACCACCAAATGTCACCCCATGTTTGCAAAGGCCCTTTAGCTACTTTGTGATGTTCAAACCCCCACAACTGACATGTCCATGGTGATTTGTCATGGTCGAAGTTTGTCAAAGTTTGTACTTACTTGTTTGCGCAATTTAAGAAGTCAAGGTACCGCTGAACAAGAGTTTCCTGAAAAGTTATTATGTTAATGATAATCTTAAACTATAGCAGATTGTTCATCTATGAAATGGGCAGGGGAACCAAACAGACCTTCAGGGTAGATCCTAGTGCATTAAATTTATCTAGCGGTGTAGCACCTGGAATCTTCTCGACTAAGTTACATGTTGGGGTTTTGGGTTCCAACAAAATGGGCAAATTGCCAGTCTCAGATGTCTGCTGCTTCACAGGCACCCTATTTGAAGATATTGGAGAAAGAGCTCTCCTGAGAGAAGATTCGGACTTCTCTTTGCAAGGAGTTACTGAAGGAAGCACCGCTGCAAAAGAGATTATACATGTCAGGCTTGTGTGTGAAAACACAGGATAAGTCACAGAGTTTCCTGTTAGCAAATTGCAAATATCTTGTATATGATTACTGATTAGATATTGTCTCAGTTTCCAGGTGTTGACTTTTGTACGTTCTATAACCACTTTCTAATACAACTACAAAGCTATTCTGCATGTTAAAAGAAATACCTTTATTCCTATTTAGATCATCTTGTGTGCTCGCTCGTAGGTTTTCATCTGGAACACGGACGGCTGAATCAAAAAGTATCCTGTGCAgcagaagatgaagaaataagAACAACATATGATTCCATGTAGTCAATTAGAGTACATGATCAGACACACTTACTTCTTGATTTTATCACCATCTTGATCAATTGTCTTAGCTCTACTAAAGATCCTGGAAGATGCCGGCTGCTTTATGTGGCTCATAGATGATGGAGTCTTGCTTGCAATTGGGGAGAAAAAGCCATCCATTCTTTGGATGCTCTTTGTTTTCCCCTTGGATTCCAACCATGCTCGCAATTTGGCTTCCATGTCAACCTTTACTTTAGGAGTTTCTTGTCTGCTTGCTGAACTTACATAGTTTCCAATATGGCGTGAACGAGCAGCCAGACTTACTGTCTTGACTGACTCCTGGTATTCTGCAGGATTCTGAAATAACGGGGAAAAAACCAATTAGTAAGGTTCTATGGGATGAGAAGTCTATATAAAGTTAGAGAAAAATCACCAGGCATGCTATCATCACAGCACGGCTACTGCCACCTAGAGAATCTTGTAGTATGCGGGTCAGTTTACTCTCTCTATAGGGTATTCGGAGCTCATTGTTGTTTAGAGCTGAAATGACATTAGACAATGCAAACAATGACTGGTTGATCTTAGCGCTTTCTTGAAGGCGAATCCCCTCATTGAAAGTCCTTCTATTGTCCTCGCTACCTAGAAAGAACAATCAAGCACGACATGAGTTAAACTAGAGGGATAAAACCTTA
This genomic interval carries:
- the LOC133883871 gene encoding kinesin-like protein KIN-10C; this encodes MATATPAAASSTSQPVRVVLRVRPFLPSEAGSAPCVSLLGSHPCGEVTVQLKDQHTSRSEHYKLDTFFGQEDRVSEIFDREVSAVIPLIFEGLNATVFAYGATGSGKTYTMQGTDDFPGLIPLAVSTVLALCTGTWCSVEISYYEVYMERCYDLLEPKAKEIMALDDKDGNMQLKGLCWVPVRSMEEFQELYSIGVQRRKVAHTGLNDVSSRSHAVLSLRVSADVVKGKLNLIDLAGSEDNRRTFNEGIRLQESAKINQSLFALSNVISALNNNELRIPYRESKLTRILQDSLGGSSRAVMIACLNPAEYQESVKTVSLAARSRHIGNYVSSASRQETPKVKVDMEAKLRAWLESKGKTKSIQRMDGFFSPIASKTPSSMSHIKQPASSRIFSRAKTIDQDGDKIKKILFDSAVRVPDENLRASTQDDLNRNKAVLPSVTPCKEKSESSLRRALSPISSNRVPVKQQTSETGNLPILLEPKTPTCNLVEKIPGATPLDKFNALGSTLKETLVQRYLDFLNCANKEELQQLKGIGARRAEYILELREDSPRPFKSLADLENIGLSSKQIQDILRKTAYGIFK